The following nucleotide sequence is from Patagioenas fasciata isolate bPatFas1 chromosome 9, bPatFas1.hap1, whole genome shotgun sequence.
AAACTGCCTTTATTAGTTTAACAACCTAAAAATAACTGGCTGCCTGATACTGACCAACCCTAATCAAAACATCTGCAAGCCCATAGAGCCTGAGCTACCCTTCAGATCATGTGCCACCACTTCAAAGCCTGTGCATCAAGTCAGTAATTGTAACATTGCATCTAAATATTTAAGCTAGGGGCTGGTAGTCGCGTGTCCCATTTACAGTCAGCATCTGTCTTCTAATTCCATTACAGCACAAAGCAAAAATGTTTCCCAAAACTCACAAACAGGAAAAGCATCACACAGctagagaaggagcagcagcttgAACTTTCTAGCTGCTGAGCAGGGCTTTTGTGCtgaggtccttttttttttcctcccttcaaactccccacatacacacacaaaaatagggGTGGTGCCGAAATTGTATTAATGTGAGCCTCAggcacacagaaaaaaagaaaagaggaaggggagggagaggggggaagggtTTGGTCCAAGATGAAAGTAAGATGGAAATAAAGGAGGCAATTTAGTCTGCTGTAGCCTGAATTGCTCTCAGTACAGCCAAGGGTAGAGGCTTGGGATGAGTAGGGCCCTTTTTGGACGGGTGCGCATGACTGGGGGAGGATCCGCCAGGACAGGGCCCGGGGGCCAATTCCGCCGGCCGGGAACAGAGACCCCTTTGAGGGCGgagggggggtcccagccctggcccccaccCCTTACAGCGGCCCGAGGACCAGCTCTACGCCCCATCGTTTGAGTGCTGAAAGCCACCAGTTTTTGCCAGAAAACAACAGCTATCTTATGAAGTGGGGAGTTATCAGATTAGTCAGCAAACCATGCCGCCACATAACTCCTGCTAAAGGTACAAGTGACTCCCTCTTCCGTAGCGGTTATGCTAAAAATATGCCCTGATGTGCCATATAAAGGCACAAAAGTTTCTCTTTCATGTTCTTTATTTATGGCTTATGCCTTTAAGAAAAATACATCATGCATGCAGAATACAGATATGCTATTATAGAATTATCAGCTTCCTGATACATGTTGTGACAATCcaggttttctttaaatatatatccAAAATCAGGGTAGAGAGTGACACTGACAAGAATGCCAAAATACAGCAAAGCGGGCTGTACATGTGCCATCTGCAAATGCCTGAGAGAGAGCAAGATTTAAGTGTTAGTAAACAGAGGCTGAAACAGAAATATAGCAAGGTATGTTAATGTTTACTTATGCTTACATATGTGATGGGAGAAATCGCAAACCTGTTTCTATCACACTTTTTTCAAATATATCATGTTTCTCTTCCCTAATCCCACTCTGCTATAAATACTGCCCAAATCCCAAATCTTGAATTAGCTGCCATTAAAGTGACAACAATTATCCTTTCCCTTACGAAAAATGCCTCTCCCTGAGCCACCCAAAAGCTCACGGCAAGGAGGGGATTTCAGGCAACATGAGCAAACATCCAGCACTCGATGTGTGCTCCTGAGCAGAACaattccctgctctgcactcagcCCCAGGACTTGCTTCCCGATCCGTCTCACAGCCTTCCCTGGCATCTCCCTGTACCCACACTCCTGCTACTGGGATACCTCAAACCCCGGAGATACCTCAGGCCTCTGAGACCAGAgctttaaaaattacttaaactataaaaactCCAAAATACTTAATTGTTTTCACTCCATAAGGTGGAGCACTCCTACAGAGAGCTGTGAGAAGCGAGGGTTTTGTTGTGCACCACCGGGATAACCTTTGAACGGACTGCAAGCAACCCCAGCATTGGAGGGGCACAGAAGATGCCCCATCAGCGGGCACCCTCTGCCACCCCAGGCCTCGCAGCCAGGCTGGGGGGACAGTGGCAAACACGATCCTGCAGCATCAAAGTCCTCAGGAGCACTGCCAGTCATTTCAGTAAGAGAGCAGGATCTGATCTGATGATTTTTATAGACAGGGTGAAATCGAAGCTCCTCTGCTGGCACTGAGAGTTGATGCAGAACCTTTTTTGTTGAGCGCGTACAGAAAGCAGTGGTGGACTTAGTttatggttgtttttttcctcgtAATGAGCTCACTGGTGTGTTTTCCCTATACTATCACACCATATGTAAGGCATGTGTAAGGTAACAAAACCTTTCCTGAGCAGTAGCTCTCTCGCACTGCAGCATCTCAGACACTCCAGTAACAAGATTAAGCAACAGCTTGCTAATCAGGGAGGGGAGCAGGCGGTGCCGTGGGGAAGAGCATGCTCTCCCTCCAGCTGCCAAACCTTCCCAGGCACTGTCACAGAACAGACAGGATTATCAAGCTGCCATTTGCACACAACTGCCCAGCCATGTTCATCCAGCACAAACCTGTGTACACAAGGACAGGATAGGACTGTGCCACCCCATTTAGTCAAGGGGAATTTTGAAACCAACTGAactaagaggaagaagaaaagtaaaACCCTCATGCCCGCAGAAAGTGAAGGAGAGGGTACGCTGGAAGACAGAACACAGCCTCCTCGCACAACTGTGCTGGGGGGCACAAGTGAGCCCCTGTTTGCAGTGAGGCACCGCCAGTCCCTGCAAGAGTTGTGTTTCAAAGAGAAGCAGATGGGTGGGTGatattgataaaaatattttttcttttgctgtgtctaTTAGTTACTCTGTGTTCTGTAAAGCAGGGATATTATCAAGGCTTCCCATCTTCTGTTTCTAATCTCTGTTGACCAATTCAGGAAAGCAGAAAAGCTAGTTGTTTTAACAACTAGGGCACTGAGTTTAGCTATTTTTCCCTTGGTGTCAGATCCCTCTCAGAACAATTCTCCATTGCAGGACGTTCTGGTGGAAACTTTGTGACCCATCACACAGGAGCAGCTAGACTGAGAAATCAGACTGTGCCTTCTCACTGTAAAATCTATTACTTTGTTAGCATCTTCTGCGTGGTTATATCCACACAAACATATCCACACAAACACAGACACGCAGATGAGGTTTCCCTGAAAGCTTTAGTAACAGAGTTGAAAATTAAGTTTGGGGAATGCCTTGGGACTTGTTCCTACACAAAAAGGAGACATCCTACTTTTAAAGAACAGGTTTCAGTTGTCTTTCTTGAACAGCACTTAGCATCTCAAGATGTCTAGAAATGTTAGCAACATTTTCTAGGCAAAACCAGCTACTTTTTCCTTGGTGGAGAGTCCATAAAACTGCATGGAGCATCAGCTATTAGGGGCTCATTGAATAATTCATCCCTCATTGCAAGCCCATAATGTCTTTTCTCAGCCTTTTGTGGagctgttttctcttcttttctccttgAATTATAAAAAGGTTGCCTTCTTTTGTTCACATCAAGCTGCTGCTAGCTGAAGCTTTGTCTGCACAAAGCCAAAGTGTGAGTTTCAATGGACTCCCCCCTCTTTGTTTTCCAAGTTCATCTCCAAGTGTAGATTGTGTATAGAAGGCCTTCTTTGTAAAAGCTGGAAAAGTTGTACAAATGTTTGACCAGCTCATTTGGTACTTTTGTCTCGCCTTCTCCAGTGCCTGTGCATGTGCTGGGCAGCCACTTCCACGCAAAGGCTGCCCAGCCGGGCCCTCGCCTGCCCCTCCGCCCCGGCCCAGCCGGGGACCTGGGCACAACCGCACTGAAGGCAGTGGCTGCCCCCCGACCAGCCCTTTGCCTCCGCcttgctcaggttgcaacccccTCGCAGCCAACACAAGCTTTTCCCAGCAGTTTTTTTaagaggagaagaaacaaaacatgcaGCTCCCTGCCCTGCCCACGGCTGCAGAGACTCGAGGCTCTGCAGCATTTGGCTACAACCGCCCCTTCTGTGCAGCTGCGCCCTTTGGCTCAGCTCGGGCTGGGAGAGCAGCGGCTGTCCCTGTTCCCTGGCCCCTGTCCCTGCTATCAAAAGCCAAACTGGTGGTGATCCCCACCATTGCCCCCACCTTCACACCATTCCCACACACTGCAGGGtcacgggatgggatgggacacaGCAGACACCCCATCAGCGCGAGCTCCTCACCCTACACCTCCCCATGCGCTGGCCCCAGGATGACCTGGCCCCAGGGGAGAGAATGGGGAGAGCAATACCCACCAGTACCCTGGGCTGGCATGAGCTGGTCCCAGGGCTCCACGGAGAGTGGGGGAAAATGGGACTTTACCTCTTTCGCTGAGGATGCCATCAATGCTGTGCTTGGCCTTCTTGTCACCTTCCTCCACCTCCTTCCTTTCCAGCTcggcctcctcttcctcacctttCCCAAACTTGCTGCGCAGGATGCGGCTGATGGAGCTCACTTTGGGGGGAGCACAGAGCTGTGACTGGGCTTGTCCCCAACAGCCCCCACAACATACAAACCAGGCAGATGAGCTGAGCCTTGCATCAGTGCCGCTACTCCATGTACCCCCCTGGCTACTACCAGTTGGGGCCTCCCACTCCCCAACCTGTGGGGGGGTTTCACAGGACACTGTCCCACACCACACTCCAGCCCAGGCACAGTGGGCCCCcaagtatttttttcccaaaccCAGGCAGTGGGTGATAAGAAAAAGCAACGGACACTAGCACAAATACCGTGCCAGCTTCATTTCCCCCAACCGACAAAGAACCCACCGGCACAgtgagctgctccccagctccaGCTTCCCATCTCCGGGTCTCCAGCAAGCCCCGAGCCCTCTTTAGGCAGCAGCCCGGTAAGGAcggcagggggaggaggaggggatggggatgcagTTGCAATTTAATTGAAAACACCCCCACCGAGCGCAGGAATCCTACCGGAATGGGTCTGCTGGTACCAGCGTGCTAACGCTGACCACTTCAGGGTTACCAGCTCGGCTTGGGGCTCTCCCCGGGTATAGCGCTGCCCTCCCCGTACCGCCCTCGGGCCCGCCGGGATGTGTCCAAGCCCCCCGCTCCGTACCTGACGGCACCGTGTTGCGGTCACACACCCCGTCCTTCAGCAGCTTGTCCCGGATCTCCCAGCTGAACATGCCCGCGTTCTCCTTCTTGTATTCCTCGATTTTCTTCTCAACATCCGGCGTCGTCACCTGCTTCAGTAAAGACAAGGAG
It contains:
- the PAX3 gene encoding paired box protein Pax-3 isoform X6, translated to MTTLAGAVPRMMRPGAGQNYPRSGFPLEVSTPLGQGRVNQLGGVFINGRPLPNHIRHKIVEMAHHGIRPCVISRQLRVSHGCVSKILCRYQETGSIRPGAIGGSKPKQVTTPDVEKKIEEYKKENAGMFSWEIRDKLLKDGVCDRNTVPSVSSISRILRSKFGKGEEEEAELERKEVEEGDKKAKHSIDGILSERAFTKKAFYTQSTLGDELGKQRGGSPLKLTLWLCADKASASSSLM